Within the Flavobacterium sp. CG_23.5 genome, the region CAGGATTTTCTAAATCCGAAAGAAATAAACGCGCTACCGAAGTGCTGGAGCAAGTAAACCTCGCCGACAGAATGGATCACCAACCCAACCAACTTTCGGGCGGACAACGCCAGCGTGTGGCTATTGCCAGAGCTTTGGTGAATAAACCTTCCATCATCCTTGCCGATGAGCCTACAGGGAATCTGGACAGTAAAACATCGCTAGAAATCATGAAACTTTTTGGAGATATTCATGCGAATGGGAATACCGTAATTCTGGTAACGCACGAGGAAGAAATTGCTGCTTATGCGCACCGAATCATACGTTTACGAGATGGAATTATAGAAAGCGATACTACTAAATAGAAACAATTGCCCAATACACTTTTATACACTTTACCAAATTCAAACTAATTAAAAAACCAAATTATGTCGAAAACAATTAAGATGCTTTTAGCCTTAGTACTGTTTACAACGGTCACTTTTGCTCAAAATCAATTCGGGTGGAAACAAGCAACAAGTAATGGTTACACCTACAAATACGTTACAAATGACCCTGCAAAAGCAAGGTTTTATACTCTTAAAAATGGATTAACCGTTATTTTGAGCCCAACAAAAAAAGATCCTAGAATTCAAGCTTATGTTGCCGTAAAAGCAGGAAGCAAGAATGACCCTTCAACAAATACAGGACTAGCTCATTATTTAGAGCATATGCTTTTTAAAGGAACCGATAAATATGGTACTTTAAACTGGGCAAAAGAAAAACCAGAATTAGATAAAATTGATGCATTGTATGAGCAATACAACAAATCGAAAGATTCACTTCAAAGAAAAGCAACTTATAAAAAAATTGACTCCATTTCAGGCGTTGCGAGCAAATATGCAATTGCCAATGAATATGACAAATTAATGAGTGGAATGGGCGCTCAAGGGACTAATGCGTTTACCTCGTTTGAACAAACCGTATATACTGATGATGTACCTAGCAGTTCCTTAGACAAATATATAACAGTGCAAGCAGAACGTTTTAGAAACCCAATATTAAGAATCTTTCACACCGAGCTTGAGGCAGTTTACGAAGAGAAAAACAGAGGTTTAGACAGCGATGGTAATAAAGTTTTTGAAGAATTATTTGCTAACTTATTCAAAAAGCACAATTACGGGATTCAAACAACAATTGGAACTATAGAACATTTAAAAAATCCTTCTTTATTAGAAATTAGGAAGTATTTTAATAAAAATTATGTTCCTAATAATATGGGAGTTATTATGTCTGGTGATTTTAATCCAGATGAAGTAATTGCAAAAATTGAGAAAGCGTTTGCTTATATGCAACCAAAACCAATAGCTAAATATACTTTTGAAAATGAAAGCCCAATAACAGCTCCAATTGTAAAAGAAATTGTGGGGCCAGATGCTGAGAATTTGACGATCGGATTTAGACTTCCTGGAAACAAAGACAAAGATGTTATTATTGCTGATTTAGTTGGTCAAGTACTTACGAATGGAAAAGCAGGACTTTTAGACTTGAATCTTGTTAAAAAACAAAGATTACTTAGAGCTAGTGCTTTTACCTATACCTTAATTGACCACGGAGTACTTTATTTATCAGCTGCACCTACAAGCGGACAAACTTTAGAAGAAGTAAAAACTTTAGTATTAGCTGAAATAGATAACCTTAAAAAAGGGAATTTTGATGACAACTTGATTAATTCAATTATCAACAACATCAAAAAAAGCAAAATTTACGAAACAGAAAAATATTCAGACAGAGCGAGTTCTTTGATGAATGCTTTTACTTCAGAGCTAGACTGGAAGGATCAAGTTGCCTATGTAAATGATTTATCTAAAGTCAAGAAAGAAGATATCGTTGCTTTTGCCAATAAATATTTAGGCGAAAACTATGTCGCCATTTTAAAAAGAAAAGGTGAAAAGCAGAATAATGCAAAAATCGAAAAACCACAAATCACTCCTGTAGAAACCAATGCCGACAAACAATCTGCTTTTGTGAAAATGGTTAGCGAAATGCCTAACAATGCCGCTACTCCAGTATTCTTAGATTTCAACAAAGACATTCAAAAATCTAAACTTGGAAAAGCTGAAGTGCTTTATGTCGCTAATACTGACAATTCAATCTTTCGCTTAAAATACCGTTATAAAATTGGCTCTTTAAACGACCTGAAACAATCGTTAGCCTCCCAATACATTCAATTTTTAGGAACCGATAAAATGTCTGCTGAAGAAATATCTAAAGCTTTTTATAAAATAGCTTGTAGTTTCAGCATCAATACCGGAGAAGAATTTACCACGGTTTCAATAGAAGGTTTGCAAGACAATTTTGAAAAAGCAGTCGCATTATATGAAAATGTAATTCAGAACGTCAAAGCAGATGAAGTCGCTCTAAAAGCACTTAAAGCTAGAATTTCTAAATCAAGAAAAGATGCGAAAGCCAATAAAGGTGCAATTCTTCAAGGGCTAACCAGTTATGCAATGTTTGGTGCTAAAAACAAGTTTAACAACAGTTTAAGTAATGCAGAACTTGAGTCATTAACTTCTAAAGAATTAATGGATAGAATTAAAAACCTAAATAACTACGAACAAACCGTTATATATTATGGTCCAACTCCGCTTACTGCATTAGTAGGGAAATTAAAAACTTTACATACGGTTCCTGCAACATTTACTGCAACAAGTCCTTTAAAAGAATTTAAACAAACCACGCAAACTCAAAATCAAGTGTTATTTACTGATTATGATATGGTTCAAGCCGAAACGAGATGGATTAGAAACACAGAAAACTATGACACAAACAAAAATACTATTGTCAACGTTTTCAACAACTATTTTGGTGGCGGAATGGGTTCTTTAGTATTCCAAACAATTAGAGAAAGCAAAGCATTAGCGTATAGTACTTTTGGATATTATATTGCTCCACAAAAGAAAGAGCAAGAATATTACATGTTAGGTTACGTAGGTAGCCAAGCTGATAAATTCAAAGACGCGACTGTAGCTATGAATGAATTGTTAAATCAATTACCCGAAGTTTCTGGCAACTTAGATTTAGCTAAAAGCCAAGTTAAAAAAGACATTCAAACAGAAAGAATTACACAAGACAACATTATCACCACTTACCTTGCTAACAAGCAATTAGGCGAAACGTCCGATGTTAGAAAAAAATTATACACCTCTGTAGATAACGTTACTATGCAAGATTTGAAAGCTTTTCATAAAAGTTATTTATCTGAAAAACCATATACTTACGCTATCGTAGCTTCAGAGAAAAAAGTATCGATGGATGATATGAAAAAATTAGGTGAGGTAAAGAAAATTTCATTAGAAGAACTTTTCGGTTACTAATCTTCCTATAAACATTACTCAAAAAGACTATTCGTAAAAGAATAGTCTTTTTGTTTTCATAAACTTTTTGCACACGAATAAAACCGCTGTATCTTAGCCTTATTAAAACGCAGCTCATAGAAAATGAAAATGTCAACAATATAGGGAAATAATGGAACAACAGCACTTTTTGGAGCTGTTTCCGGCTATACGTTACAATCTTTTCTTAAAGCTTCCAGCCTTCAGAAGGCTGGAAGCTTTAAAAAAAGGATTTCCACTGCTATCCGGGCTAGGGCAATGATTTCCAAAACAACATTCATCAACTCAACATTACTATTTCAAAATGAAAATAGCTTTACTCACCTGCGAAAAACTCCCCGAATTAACTCCTGCGGACCAACTTTTAATTCCAGAATTAGCCCAACATGATATTGTGGCAAAACCGGTAATTTGGAGCGACAAAACCATCAACTGGAAACAGTATGAGTACTTGATTTTTCGCAATACCTGGGATTATTTCGAAAAAGAAACCGAATTCAATCTTTGGCTTGACCAAATAGAAAAATCAGGGATTAAAACTCTTAATTCGATTGAGATCATCAAGCAAAACAAACACAAGTTTTATTTGCGCGAAATGGAAAACCAGGGAATTTCAATTCTACCAACTGTTTTCATAGACAAAACAAATTCGCTCAACCTTGCTGAACTCATTCCTTCACATTGGAAAAAAGCAGTTATAAAACCAGCCTTTTCAGCCGGCTCTTATCTTACTGAAGTTTTCGATGTTGCTAATATCGAAAAAGTCAATGCTGATTATAAAGATTTAGCACAGGAAAAAGAACTGCTATTACAGGAATTCATGCCCGAAATTCAAATCGTGGGCGAAACCTCTTTTATATTTTTCAATAAAAAATTCTCTCATGCAGTCAATAAAAAACCGGTAGAAGGCGATTTTAGAGTTCAATCACAGTTTGGAGGAAAATATATTTTGGTACAACCCAGCCAAGAATTAATTGAAAAGGCACAAAGAGTTGTGGATACATTTGATGAAAATTTATTGTATGCCAGAGTTGATGGAATCATCATCGATGATGAATTATTCTTAATGGAAATCGAATGCATTGAGCCTGATTTATATTTTGATATCAGTGAAGGCGCTCTGGAACGATTTGTTGCTTCAATAGTCGAATTAATACAGTAAATTTGACATCTAAAGAATTTTGAATATTCAACTTGGAATCTAGAAATTCAATATTAAAAAAACCTCAGAACCTAAAAAACTCAGAATCTAAGTACCTAAAAAAAAAATGAAAGTATATACAAAAACGGGAGATAAAGGAACAACGGCACTTTTTGGCGGAACCAGAGTTCCAAAAGACCATGCGCGAATAGAAAGTTATGGAACGGTTGACGAATTAAATTCCCATATTGGATTAATCCGCGATCAGGAAATGAATGTTCATTACAAAGATATTTTAATTGAAATTCAAGATCGATTATTTACTGTTGGAGCAATTCTCGCCACACCACCCGAAAAAGAAGTGATGAAAAACGGAGAACTTCGTTTAAAAAAGTTAGGCATCATAGAAACTGATATTGAATTATTGGAAAATGAAATTGATGCAATGGAAGAGGAACTTCCGCCAATGACTCATTTTGTACTTCCTGGAGGACACACAACTGTGTCATATTGTCATATAGCGCGTTGCGTTTGTCGTCGTGCAGAACGACTAGCGGTACATTTAAGCCATAATGAACCCGTTGCCGAGATTGCAATCAAGTACCTGAACCGACTTTCTGACTATCTTTTTGTGTTGGCACGAAAGTTGTCCCATGATTTGAACGCTGAGGAAGTTCAATGGATTCCGAGAAAGTAGTATTCAGTTTACAGTTGTTAGTTTGCAGTGAAATACTGAACACTAAATCCGGACCACTGACCACTAAATTAAAACGTTCTTAACTTTTTATTAAAATAAATCATTTTTTACTTGTCTTTTTCAGTAAAAAATTTATTTTTGCACAAAACTAAATCGACAACAGATGTATTGGACATTAGAATTAGCCTCATATTTAAGTGACGCACCGTGGCCTGCTAACAAAGACGAACTTATTGACTACGCTATTAGAGCAGGAGCTCCATTAGAAGTAGTAGAAAACCTTCAATCTATAGAAGATGAAGGCGAGATATATGAATCAATGGAAGAAATTTGGCCAGATTATCCTACCGATGAAGATTATCTTTGGAATGAGGATGAATATTAAAAGGTAAACCAATAAAAAAGTCTCAAAAGAGGCTTTTTTTTGGTTTAAATTTACAGAATTACACAAATAGAAATAAAATCATATCATGAGTTTCATAAACAGTATTATTAAAGTCTTTGTTGGGGACAAATCTCAAAAAGATGTAAAAGCTTTACAACCGTATCTTAACAAAATTAAAACTTTTGAAACTAGCTTAATGTCATTATCAAATGATGAATTGAGAGCTCGTACCGCTTTTTTCAAAGAGAAAATAAAAGAAGCTCGCGCTGATAAAGACGCGAAAATTGCTTCATTAAAGCTGGAAGTTGAAACCATTGAAGATATTGATAAAAGAGAAGATATCTACGTTGCAATTGATGCTCTTGAAAAAGAAGCTTACGATATTTCGGAAAAAACATTATTGGAAATTCTTCCTGAGGCTTTTGCAGTTGTAAAAGAAACAGCAAGACGTTTTAAAGATAATACACAAATAGTGGTAACTGCTACTTCCAAAGACAGAGAATTATCAGCTACAAAAAGTTATATCACCCTTGATGGTGAACAAGCTATATGGGCAAATACGTGGAATGCCGCAGGGAAAGAAATTACTTGGGACATGATTCACTATGATGTTCAATTGATTGGTGGAATGGTTTTGCATGAAGGAAAAATTGCTGAAATGCAAACGGGTGAAGGAAAAACATTAGTGGCAACTTTACCTCTTTATTTAAATGCTTTGACTGGAAACGGTGTGCATTTAGTAACCGTGAATGATTATTTGGCTAAACGTGATAGTACTTGGAAAGCGCCTTTATTCGAATTTCATGGTATGTCTGTAGAATGTATTGATAATTATCAACCGAGTTCTGAAGGTAGAAAAAAAGCATACGATGCTGATATCACTTATGGTACCAACAACGAATTTGGTTTTGACTATTTAAGAGATAATATGGCACATTCGCCAGAAGATTTAGTTCAAAGAAAACACAATTATGCGATTGTCGATGAGGTCGATTCTGTTTTAATTGATGATGCAAGAACGCCGCTTATTATTTCTGGTCCGGTTCCACAAGGAGATCGTCATGAATTTAATGAGTTAAAACCAAAAATTGAAAACTTAGTAAGCCTACAACGTCAATTGGCTAACGGCTTTTTATCTGATGCTAAAAAATTAATCAAAGAAGGAAATACCAAAGAAGGTGGATTCAACTTATTAAGAGCATATAGAGCATTACCAAAAAACAAAGCACTTATTAAATTTTTGAGTGAAGAAGGAATTAAACAATTGCTTCAAAAAACCGAAAATCAATACATGCAGGATAACAATCGTGAAATGCACAAGATTGATGAAGCTTTGTATTTTGTAATTGAAGAAAAAAACAACCAAGTAGAATTAACGGATAACGGAATTAAATACTTGTCTTCAGATTCTGATGATACTAACTTTTTTGTTCTTCCAGACATTGGAACTGAAATTGCAACTATCGAAAAGAAAAAATTAGACAAAGATTCTGAAGCGGAAGAAAAAGAAAAATTATTCCAAGATTTTGGTATCAAAAGTGAACGTATTCATACTTTGACACAACTTTTGAAAGCCTACGCTTTATTCGAAAAAGATGTAGAATATGTAATCATGGATAACAAAATCATGATTGTCGATGAGCAAACAGGTCGTATCATGGATGGTCGTCGTTATTCTGATGGATTACACCAAGCAATTGAAGCCAAAGAAAATGTAAAAATCGAAGCAGCTACTCAAACATTTGCTACGGTAACTTTACAGAATTACTTCAGAATGTACAACAAACTGGGCGGTATGACTGGAACAGCTTCAACTGAAGCTGGCGAGTTATGGCAAATCTACAAACTGGATGTGGTAGAAATTCCTACTAACAGAGGAATGGCGAGATTAGACAAAGAAGATTTTATATACAAAACTACTCGTGAAAAATTCAACGCGGTAATTGAAGATGTAACCGAATTGTCAAAAGCAGGAAGACCAGTACTTATTGGAACAACTTCTGTGGAGATTTCGGAATTATTAAGCCGAATGTTAAAAATGAGAGGAGTTGCGCATAATGTATTGAATGCAAAAATGCACAAGCAAGAAGCTCAGATCGTAGAAGAAGCAGGAAAATCAGGGGTGGTAACCATCGCTACTAACATGGCTGGTCGTGGTACCGATATTAAATTATCTCCAGAAGTGAAAGCAGCTGGTGGATTAGCGATTGTAGGTACGGAACGTCACGATTCACGTCGTGTTGACCGTCAGTTACGTGGTCGTGCAGGTCGTCAAGGTGACCCGGGAAGTTCTCAATTTTATGTGTCTCTTGAAGACAACTTAATGCGTTTGTTTGGTTCTGAAAGAGTGGCTAAAGTGATGGACAGAATGGGATTGCAAGAAGGTGAAGTTATTCAACATTCGATGATGACAAAATCTATCGAGCGCGCGCAGAAAAAAGTTGAAGAAAATAACTTTGGTGTTCGTAAACGTTTATTGGAATATGATGATGTTATGAATGCACAACGTGAAGTAGTGTACAAACGTCGTCGTCATGCTTTGTTTGGAGAGCGTTTGAAATTGGACATCGCCAACATGCTTTATGATACTTGTGAATTGATTGTTGACGAGAATAAAGCAAATAACGATTTCAAAAATTTTGAATTCGAATTGATTCGTTATTTCTCTATTACCTCTCCAGTTTCTCAAGCGGAGTTTAGTAAATTGACAGAAATGGAATTGACCGGTAAAATTTATAAAGCAACTTTAGAATTTTATACGGAGAAAACAGAAAGAAGCGCCAGAGAAGCATTTCCAATTATAAAAGATGTTTACGAAGATAAAAACAATCAATTTGAGCGTATTGTAGTTCCATTTACGGATGGTCTAAAAACCTTGAATGTGGTAACTGATTTAAAGAAAGCATACGATACCAAAGGGAATCAATTGGTTGCTGATTTCGAAAAAAATATCACTTTGTCTATTGTTGATGAAGCGTGGAAAAAACACTTACGTAAAATGGACGAGTTGAAACAATCGGTTCAACTAGCCGTTCACGAACAAAAAGATCCATTGCTTATTTACAAACTGGAAGCGTTCAATTTGTTTAGAGCAATGCTTGACAACGTAAATAAAGAAGTTATATCATTCTTGTTCAAAGGTGACTTACCAGCGCAACAGAATCAACAAATTCAAGAAGCTAAAGAAGTTCGTCAGACAGAAGACTATCAATTGAGTAAAGATGAAGTTTTAAATTCCGATGAGTTAGCCGAAAAAAATCGTGAAGCGGGACAAACCCAACAGCGACAAGTAACAGAGACTATCGTGAGAGATATGCCAAAAATTAACCGTAACGATACTGTTAGCATACAAAACGTAGCTAACGGACAAGTACAAGAAATGAAATACAAAAAAGCCGAAAGCTTAATCGCTTCAGGACAATGGGTACTGGTAAACTAACCGTCCTTTATTTCTTAACAAGCAAAACTCCACTGCGCAAGTAGTGGAGTTTTTTTATGCCCTGAATTTTATCCTGAATTTATTTCTGAATCTTTTTCAGAAGCCACTCCCGCCCTACGCTACAAAGCATTTGGCACCCCACCCTTTTTCTAGGTGCTTGCAGGAGCTTCTGTTAGTCGCTCTGCCACCACCAGAAAAAAGTGGTTGGCTACCTGCATGCGTTTTTCGCTACGGTCAGGGCTAGGGGTTTTGTGATGAGTTAATTACTAATTTCAATTTATAAGATTTTTCAGCGAATTATTTATATATTTGAAAATAAATAAAGTCTGACGTTTATCAGACCTATCTACCCAATCTAGGGGTGATAAGTCGCATTTCAAGACTTATATACAAGTTAGCGGTAAGCATAAGAACCAAACGTGACCCCAAAACCAGATTTAGAAAAATGTCAGTATATCAAGAAATTTTAAATTGGTCATCAAGTAGACCACTATTCGTTCAAGACGCTTTACGAAGAATAATAACATCGACAACGCTAACTCAGACAGACATTGATGAACTTGTTGAGTTAGTTAAAAAAGATTGCGGAGAAGCAACAATTACTTTAAATTCAATTCCTCTTGACAATACTCATATACCAGCAATAATTACAACTAGTGGAAATTATCCAAAACTTATTGGTCTTAACAATCCAATAAACATTGGTGCTTTACATAATCAAGGAAATTTACAATTTCCAAACACAGGCTTATCTGTTATTTATGGTAACAATGGTTCGGGAAAATCAAGTTATTCACGTATTTTGAGAAAACTTTGTTGGAGTAGAAGTCCAAATATTACATTAAAAAAGAACGTATTCAATCAATCAACAAACCAACAACAAGTTGATTTTATTTTAGAGGATAATGGCTCAAACATTAATTTTACTTGGACTGAAAACAGTCCAAGTAATCCTATTCTCAATTCAATTTTTGTTTTTGATAATGATTGTGGAGACATATACATAAACAACGAAAATCCCACAGAATATAAACCTGTTGGAATTGATGTTTTGGAAAAACTAATTTCAACTTTCGGAAGTATTCATCAAACTTTTGGATCATTGGTTGCTTCTTATAACACTCAAAAGCCAACATTACCACAGAATTTAATTCAGACAATAACATCCCAATGGTATGGAACAATAGAAAATTTGCAACGTGCCAATGTTGATTCTTATATTCAATTTTCACAAACAGAAATTGAAAGAAAGCAAGAGCTTACAAACTTAACAACTGCACAAA harbors:
- a CDS encoding ABC transporter ATP-binding protein, whose amino-acid sequence is MANPLIKISNIKRDFVLGNEIVYVLKGIDLEINKGEYVALMGPSGSGKSTLMNLLGCLDTPTSGTYILNGKDVSKMKDDELAEIRNKEIGFVFQTFNLLPRTTALDNVALPMIYAGFSKSERNKRATEVLEQVNLADRMDHQPNQLSGGQRQRVAIARALVNKPSIILADEPTGNLDSKTSLEIMKLFGDIHANGNTVILVTHEEEIAAYAHRIIRLRDGIIESDTTK
- a CDS encoding M16 family metallopeptidase — its product is MSKTIKMLLALVLFTTVTFAQNQFGWKQATSNGYTYKYVTNDPAKARFYTLKNGLTVILSPTKKDPRIQAYVAVKAGSKNDPSTNTGLAHYLEHMLFKGTDKYGTLNWAKEKPELDKIDALYEQYNKSKDSLQRKATYKKIDSISGVASKYAIANEYDKLMSGMGAQGTNAFTSFEQTVYTDDVPSSSLDKYITVQAERFRNPILRIFHTELEAVYEEKNRGLDSDGNKVFEELFANLFKKHNYGIQTTIGTIEHLKNPSLLEIRKYFNKNYVPNNMGVIMSGDFNPDEVIAKIEKAFAYMQPKPIAKYTFENESPITAPIVKEIVGPDAENLTIGFRLPGNKDKDVIIADLVGQVLTNGKAGLLDLNLVKKQRLLRASAFTYTLIDHGVLYLSAAPTSGQTLEEVKTLVLAEIDNLKKGNFDDNLINSIINNIKKSKIYETEKYSDRASSLMNAFTSELDWKDQVAYVNDLSKVKKEDIVAFANKYLGENYVAILKRKGEKQNNAKIEKPQITPVETNADKQSAFVKMVSEMPNNAATPVFLDFNKDIQKSKLGKAEVLYVANTDNSIFRLKYRYKIGSLNDLKQSLASQYIQFLGTDKMSAEEISKAFYKIACSFSINTGEEFTTVSIEGLQDNFEKAVALYENVIQNVKADEVALKALKARISKSRKDAKANKGAILQGLTSYAMFGAKNKFNNSLSNAELESLTSKELMDRIKNLNNYEQTVIYYGPTPLTALVGKLKTLHTVPATFTATSPLKEFKQTTQTQNQVLFTDYDMVQAETRWIRNTENYDTNKNTIVNVFNNYFGGGMGSLVFQTIRESKALAYSTFGYYIAPQKKEQEYYMLGYVGSQADKFKDATVAMNELLNQLPEVSGNLDLAKSQVKKDIQTERITQDNIITTYLANKQLGETSDVRKKLYTSVDNVTMQDLKAFHKSYLSEKPYTYAIVASEKKVSMDDMKKLGEVKKISLEELFGY
- a CDS encoding RimK family alpha-L-glutamate ligase, whose translation is MKIALLTCEKLPELTPADQLLIPELAQHDIVAKPVIWSDKTINWKQYEYLIFRNTWDYFEKETEFNLWLDQIEKSGIKTLNSIEIIKQNKHKFYLREMENQGISILPTVFIDKTNSLNLAELIPSHWKKAVIKPAFSAGSYLTEVFDVANIEKVNADYKDLAQEKELLLQEFMPEIQIVGETSFIFFNKKFSHAVNKKPVEGDFRVQSQFGGKYILVQPSQELIEKAQRVVDTFDENLLYARVDGIIIDDELFLMEIECIEPDLYFDISEGALERFVASIVELIQ
- a CDS encoding cob(I)yrinic acid a,c-diamide adenosyltransferase; the protein is MKVYTKTGDKGTTALFGGTRVPKDHARIESYGTVDELNSHIGLIRDQEMNVHYKDILIEIQDRLFTVGAILATPPEKEVMKNGELRLKKLGIIETDIELLENEIDAMEEELPPMTHFVLPGGHTTVSYCHIARCVCRRAERLAVHLSHNEPVAEIAIKYLNRLSDYLFVLARKLSHDLNAEEVQWIPRK
- a CDS encoding DUF2795 domain-containing protein, with protein sequence MYWTLELASYLSDAPWPANKDELIDYAIRAGAPLEVVENLQSIEDEGEIYESMEEIWPDYPTDEDYLWNEDEY
- the secA gene encoding preprotein translocase subunit SecA, whose product is MSFINSIIKVFVGDKSQKDVKALQPYLNKIKTFETSLMSLSNDELRARTAFFKEKIKEARADKDAKIASLKLEVETIEDIDKREDIYVAIDALEKEAYDISEKTLLEILPEAFAVVKETARRFKDNTQIVVTATSKDRELSATKSYITLDGEQAIWANTWNAAGKEITWDMIHYDVQLIGGMVLHEGKIAEMQTGEGKTLVATLPLYLNALTGNGVHLVTVNDYLAKRDSTWKAPLFEFHGMSVECIDNYQPSSEGRKKAYDADITYGTNNEFGFDYLRDNMAHSPEDLVQRKHNYAIVDEVDSVLIDDARTPLIISGPVPQGDRHEFNELKPKIENLVSLQRQLANGFLSDAKKLIKEGNTKEGGFNLLRAYRALPKNKALIKFLSEEGIKQLLQKTENQYMQDNNREMHKIDEALYFVIEEKNNQVELTDNGIKYLSSDSDDTNFFVLPDIGTEIATIEKKKLDKDSEAEEKEKLFQDFGIKSERIHTLTQLLKAYALFEKDVEYVIMDNKIMIVDEQTGRIMDGRRYSDGLHQAIEAKENVKIEAATQTFATVTLQNYFRMYNKLGGMTGTASTEAGELWQIYKLDVVEIPTNRGMARLDKEDFIYKTTREKFNAVIEDVTELSKAGRPVLIGTTSVEISELLSRMLKMRGVAHNVLNAKMHKQEAQIVEEAGKSGVVTIATNMAGRGTDIKLSPEVKAAGGLAIVGTERHDSRRVDRQLRGRAGRQGDPGSSQFYVSLEDNLMRLFGSERVAKVMDRMGLQEGEVIQHSMMTKSIERAQKKVEENNFGVRKRLLEYDDVMNAQREVVYKRRRHALFGERLKLDIANMLYDTCELIVDENKANNDFKNFEFELIRYFSITSPVSQAEFSKLTEMELTGKIYKATLEFYTEKTERSAREAFPIIKDVYEDKNNQFERIVVPFTDGLKTLNVVTDLKKAYDTKGNQLVADFEKNITLSIVDEAWKKHLRKMDELKQSVQLAVHEQKDPLLIYKLEAFNLFRAMLDNVNKEVISFLFKGDLPAQQNQQIQEAKEVRQTEDYQLSKDEVLNSDELAEKNREAGQTQQRQVTETIVRDMPKINRNDTVSIQNVANGQVQEMKYKKAESLIASGQWVLVN